One segment of Argiope bruennichi chromosome 11, qqArgBrue1.1, whole genome shotgun sequence DNA contains the following:
- the LOC129956441 gene encoding uncharacterized protein LOC129956441, translated as MKALVTILPLLLVAVQAGELYHHNQLDGHSLDLSLGGHSGLSLGGHKDLHDIKLGGYTDGLALGGHGGALDAHSLGGGYSHGGHGGALEAHSLGGGYSHGGYGDALEAHSSGGGYSLGGHGDALEAHSFGGGYSHGAEVIHKAHHPKVIEVVKHVPHVIKELKYIPPPVPVVKHVTYFKSSSLGGHGGHGFGGYGHGGHFGGYKHGGISHGISGNFIHFGGLGHHGGHHKGHGHHGYPIAISGHLPFGHHGGHY; from the coding sequence GTCACAATTCTACCTTTACTGCTGGTTGCCGTTCAGGCGGGCGAGCTGTACCACCACAACCAGCTGGATGGCCATTCACTTGACTTATCCCTGGGAGGTCACAGCGGTCTTTCATTGGGTGGTCACAAAGATCTTCATGACATAAAACTCGGAGGTTACACTGATGGTCTGGCACTTGGAGGACATGGTGGTGCTTTGGATGCTCACTCCTTGGGTGGTGGCTACTCACATGGAGGACATGGTGGTGCTTTGGAAGCTCACTCCTTAGGCGGTGGCTACTCACATGGAGGATATGGTGATGCTTTGGAAGCTCACTCCTCGGGTGGTGGCTACTCACTTGGAGGACATGGTGATGCTTTGGAAGCTCACTCCTTTGGCGGTGGCTACTCACATGGTGCAGAAGTAATCCATAAAGCTCACCACCCTAAGGTTATTGAAGTAGTCAAGCATGTGCCACACGTGATCAAGGAGTTGAAGTACATTCCACCACCAGTGCCTGTAGTGAAGCATGTAACCTATTTCAAAAGTAGTTCCCTTGGAGGCCATGGTGGTCACGGATTTGGAGGATATGGACACGGTGGCCATTTTGGAGGATATAAACACGGTGGTATTTCCCATGGAATTTCCGgcaatttcattcatttcggTGGTCTTGGACATCATGGTGGACATCATAAAGGGCACGGTCATCATGGTTATCCCATCGCAATTTCGGGACATCTTCCTTTTGGACATCATGGTGGACACTACTAG